A part of Pantoea vagans genomic DNA contains:
- the tldD gene encoding metalloprotease TldD, whose translation MTLNLVSEQLLTANGINQQDLFSLLGQLSERRLDYADLYFQSSFHESWVLEDKIIKDGSYHIDQGVGVRAVSGEKTGFAYADQITLNALRLSSEAARSIVREQGNGKAHTLSAVMNRSLYSAVDPLSSLTREDKIALLHRVDKVARAADPRVQEVNASLTGVYEQVLVAATDGTLAADVRPLVRLSISVQVEDQGKRERGASGGGARTGYAFFLEDENGDVRADAWAREAVRMALVNLSAVAAPAGALPVVLGAGWPGVLLHEAVGHGLEGDFNRRGTSVFSGKIGQQVASELCTVVDDGTLEGLRGSLAVDDEGVPGQYNMLIENGVLKGYMQDKLNARLMGVSPTGNGRRESYAHLPMPRMTNTYMLAGKSSPQDIIESVEYGIYAPNFGGGQVDITSGKFVFSTSEAYLIEKGKITKPVKGATLIGSGIEAMQQISMVGNDLALDKGVGVCGKEGQSLPVGVGQPTLKLDKLTIGGTA comes from the coding sequence ATGACTCTGAACCTGGTAAGTGAGCAGTTACTGACTGCTAACGGCATTAATCAGCAGGACCTATTTTCCCTGTTAGGGCAGCTTTCAGAACGTCGTCTGGATTATGCCGATCTCTATTTTCAGTCCAGCTTTCACGAATCCTGGGTGCTGGAAGACAAAATTATTAAAGATGGCTCATACCATATCGATCAGGGCGTCGGCGTGCGCGCGGTCAGCGGTGAGAAAACCGGCTTCGCCTATGCCGACCAGATTACGCTGAATGCGTTGCGTCTCTCCTCGGAAGCGGCTCGTAGCATTGTACGCGAACAGGGAAACGGCAAGGCCCATACGCTTTCTGCCGTGATGAACCGTTCGCTCTATTCGGCGGTCGATCCGCTGAGCAGCCTGACGCGTGAAGACAAAATTGCCCTGCTGCATCGCGTCGATAAAGTCGCCCGTGCGGCTGATCCGCGCGTGCAGGAAGTCAATGCCAGCCTGACCGGTGTTTACGAGCAGGTGCTGGTGGCGGCCACTGATGGCACGCTGGCGGCAGACGTTCGTCCGCTGGTTCGCCTCTCTATCAGCGTCCAGGTTGAAGATCAGGGCAAGCGTGAGCGCGGCGCAAGCGGCGGCGGGGCACGTACCGGCTATGCGTTCTTCCTTGAAGATGAAAATGGCGACGTGCGTGCTGATGCATGGGCGCGTGAAGCGGTGCGTATGGCGCTGGTTAACCTCTCCGCCGTGGCGGCACCTGCTGGCGCGTTGCCGGTAGTGCTGGGTGCAGGCTGGCCGGGTGTGCTGCTGCATGAGGCAGTCGGTCATGGTCTGGAAGGCGACTTCAACCGCCGTGGCACCTCGGTGTTCAGCGGTAAAATCGGTCAGCAGGTTGCCTCTGAACTCTGTACCGTGGTGGATGACGGCACCCTCGAAGGTCTGCGCGGCTCACTGGCGGTCGATGATGAAGGCGTTCCCGGTCAGTACAACATGCTGATTGAGAACGGTGTGCTGAAAGGCTACATGCAGGACAAGCTGAATGCGCGACTGATGGGCGTCAGCCCGACCGGTAACGGACGCCGTGAATCCTACGCGCATCTGCCAATGCCACGCATGACCAACACCTATATGCTGGCAGGCAAGTCATCGCCACAGGATATTATTGAGAGCGTTGAGTACGGCATCTATGCGCCGAACTTTGGTGGGGGTCAGGTGGATATCACCTCCGGCAAATTTGTCTTCTCCACCTCAGAGGCTTATCTGATTGAGAAAGGCAAAATCACCAAACCGGTCAAAGGCGCGACGCTGATTGGCTCCGGTATTGAAGCGATGCAGCAGATCTCGATGGTGGGTAATGACCTGGCGCTGGACAAAGGCGTCGGCGTTTGCGGTAAAGAGGGCCAGAGCCTGCCGGTCGGTGTCGGTCAGCCTACCCTGAAGCTGGATAAACTGACCATCGGCGGCACCGCCTGA
- the aaeR gene encoding HTH-type transcriptional activator AaeR, translating into MERLKGMSVFARVVELGSFTAAARQLHLSVSSISQIVAKLEDALQVKLLNRSTRSIGLTEAGKIYYQGCRRMLAEATQVHEQLYAFNNTPIGVLRIGSSSTMAQNVLAGMTSDMLREYPGLSVNLVTGVPAPDLIADGLDLVIRVGALKDSSLFSRRLGAMPMVVCAAKSYLAQHGTPEKPGDIDNFSWLEYSVRPDNNFELIAPEGLVTRLAPQGRFVTNDSLTLIRWLKSGNGIAYVPMMWVIDEITAGEIDILFPHYQSDPRPVYALYTEKDKLPLKVQVCIDYLTGYFEQVAEQYQQHRKS; encoded by the coding sequence ATGGAACGACTGAAAGGTATGTCTGTCTTCGCCAGGGTGGTCGAACTCGGTTCGTTTACCGCGGCGGCGCGTCAGCTCCATCTGAGCGTCTCATCCATCAGCCAGATCGTCGCGAAACTGGAAGATGCATTGCAGGTTAAGCTGCTGAATCGCAGTACCCGCAGTATCGGGCTGACCGAAGCGGGTAAAATCTATTATCAGGGCTGCCGCCGTATGCTGGCGGAAGCGACGCAGGTGCATGAACAGCTCTACGCGTTTAACAATACGCCGATTGGCGTGTTGCGCATTGGCAGCTCCTCGACCATGGCGCAGAACGTGTTAGCCGGTATGACCAGCGATATGCTGCGGGAGTATCCGGGGCTGAGTGTGAATCTGGTTACTGGCGTTCCGGCCCCGGATTTGATTGCGGATGGTCTGGATCTGGTGATTCGGGTAGGCGCATTAAAAGATTCCAGCCTCTTTTCGCGTCGCCTTGGCGCGATGCCGATGGTGGTGTGCGCCGCAAAAAGCTATCTGGCCCAGCATGGCACGCCGGAGAAGCCGGGCGATATCGATAATTTTTCCTGGCTGGAATATAGCGTACGGCCCGACAACAATTTTGAGCTGATTGCGCCAGAAGGCTTAGTCACCCGCCTCGCGCCACAGGGGCGTTTCGTGACCAACGATTCGCTGACGCTGATTCGCTGGCTGAAGTCGGGCAATGGCATCGCCTATGTGCCGATGATGTGGGTGATTGATGAGATCACCGCAGGCGAGATCGATATTCTTTTTCCGCACTATCAGTCCGATCCGCGTCCGGTGTATGCGCTCTATACCGAGAAGGATAAACTGCCGCTGAAGGTGCAGGTCTGCATCGATTATCTGACCGGCTATTTTGAACAGGTAGCTGAACAGTATCAGCAGCACCGTAAAAGCTAA
- the aaeX gene encoding p-hydroxybenzoic acid efflux pump operon protein AaeX encodes MSVLPVFVMFGLSFPPVFIELIISLMLFWLVKRVLTPSGIYDLVWHPALFNTALYCCVFYLVSRLLV; translated from the coding sequence ATGAGTGTGCTTCCGGTATTTGTCATGTTTGGGCTCTCTTTTCCGCCCGTTTTCATCGAATTGATTATTTCACTGATGCTGTTCTGGTTAGTGAAACGCGTGCTGACGCCGAGCGGTATCTACGATCTTGTCTGGCATCCGGCACTTTTTAATACAGCGCTTTACTGCTGTGTGTTTTACCTTGTCTCCCGTTTATTAGTCTGA
- the aaeA gene encoding p-hydroxybenzoic acid efflux pump subunit AaeA, which yields MKALIRKIARYAITILLVIIAVIIIFRAWVFYTESPWTRDARFAADVVAISPDVTGLITEVPVHDNQLVKKGDTLFVVDRPRYQKALDQAQADVEYYQALVSEKRREAGRRNQLGTSAMSREAIEQSNNDLQTSEHQLAKSVATRDLAKIDLERTTVKAPSDGWVTNLNVYQGEFITRGSVAVALVQQHSFYVLAYLEETKLHGVEKGFRAEVTPLGSNIVLRGTVDSVAAGVTNSSSSVDSKGMATVDSNLEWVRLAQRVPVRIRLDQQPGNRFPAGTTATVVITGQADRQPEQVSPMIRLFNRLREFG from the coding sequence GTGAAAGCACTCATAAGAAAAATCGCGCGCTACGCGATCACGATTCTGCTGGTCATCATCGCAGTGATTATCATCTTCCGCGCCTGGGTGTTCTATACCGAATCACCCTGGACTCGTGATGCACGTTTTGCAGCTGACGTGGTGGCGATCTCGCCTGACGTCACTGGCCTGATTACTGAGGTTCCGGTACACGACAACCAGCTGGTGAAGAAGGGCGATACGCTGTTTGTGGTTGACCGCCCTCGCTATCAAAAGGCGCTCGATCAGGCACAGGCGGATGTTGAATATTACCAGGCCCTGGTGAGTGAGAAACGTCGCGAAGCCGGCCGCCGTAATCAGCTTGGTACCTCTGCAATGTCGCGCGAGGCGATTGAGCAATCTAACAACGATCTGCAAACCAGCGAGCATCAGCTGGCAAAATCGGTGGCGACGCGCGATCTGGCGAAGATCGATCTTGAGCGCACCACCGTGAAAGCGCCATCCGATGGCTGGGTCACCAACCTCAACGTCTATCAGGGCGAATTTATTACCCGTGGTTCTGTGGCGGTGGCGCTGGTTCAGCAGCACTCTTTCTATGTGCTGGCTTACCTTGAAGAGACAAAACTGCACGGCGTTGAGAAGGGCTTCCGCGCGGAAGTGACGCCACTTGGCAGCAACATTGTGCTGCGTGGCACCGTCGACAGCGTCGCGGCGGGCGTCACCAACAGCAGCAGCTCGGTCGATAGTAAAGGCATGGCAACGGTAGACTCCAATCTGGAGTGGGTCCGTCTGGCACAGCGTGTGCCGGTGCGCATCCGGCTTGATCAGCAGCCCGGCAATCGCTTCCCGGCGGGAACCACCGCGACCGTGGTGATTACCGGTCAGGCCGATCGTCAGCCTGAACAGGTTTCACCCATGATCCGACTGTTCAATCGCCTGCGTGAGTTTGGTTAA